DNA from Halogeometricum sp. S1BR25-6:
CACCGGCGTCGAGACGTGGGCCCAGCACGTCGACCCGAACGACTACGGCAGTCACACCGGCAGCACCCTCGCCGAGGCCGTCGCGGAGGCGGGCGCCGAAGGAACGCTCGTCAACCACTCGGAGAAGCGCATGAAACTCGCCGACATCGACGGCTCCGTCCGGGCCGCCGAGCGGGCCGGACTGGAGACGTGCGTCTGCGCGAACAACCCGGCGCAGATCGGCGCCGTCGCGGCCCTCGGCCCCGACTCGGTCGCCGTCGAACCGCCGGAACTCATCGGCGGCGACGACTCCGTCGCCTCGGCCGACCCCGACATCGTCCGCGACGCCGTCGAAGCGGCCGCGAACGTCGACGAGGACGTCGAAGTGTTCTGCGGCGCCGGCATCTCCACCGGCGACGACGTCGAGGCGGCCGGCGACCTGGGCGCGACGGGCATCCTCCTCGCCTCGGGCGTCGCCAAGGCCGACGACCCGCGCGCGGCGCTGGAGAATCTCGTCGAACCGCTGTAAGCCGTCAGAAAGCGCAGAAAACAGAGAAAACAGAGGCGACTCAGTCGTCCGCTTCCGCCGTCTCGCCGTCCTCGATTCGCTCCGTATCGGGCACGAACGCCGACTCGACGGCCGAGACGACCGCCGACAGTTCCGCCTCGTCGAGACGGTCCGCGAACGTCTCGCGGACGAGTTCGGGGACGGCGTAGGCGTAACGCCCGCGGCCGACGTGTTCGACGAACCCGGCGCGCCGGAGCGGTCCGTTTCGGCTGTAGGCCAACTGCTTGTCGCCGACCTCGCCCGCGGCGACGTGCGCGTCCACGGGGTCGCGGGCGTCCGACTCCCGGTAGACGGCGAGCATCCGGCGGGACGCCTCCGGCAGTCCCGCGAGCACGCCCGTCAGTCGCTCAACCACGTCCTCGCGGCCCGTGAGACCCTCGACGCCGCTGTGGGCGCGTTCGGGAGCGACAGAGGACTCGTCGGCCGCCGTGTGGCCGTCGACGCCGGCGTCGGCGCCGACGAACGCGTCCGCGTCCAGACCGGGATAGGCGCCCGCGGCGGCCGACGTCACCGCCTCCTCCTCCGCGTCGTCGTCAGCGGCGGTCGTCTCCGAGTTCTCCGGGTTCGCTTCCGCCCCCGCCTCCGCCTCGGACCCGTTCTCGACGGCACCGGTCGCACTCTCGTCGGCCGTCGTCGCGCCGTCCACCGCTGCGCCGTTCTCGACCGTCTCGTCGCGCGACGCCTCGTACTCGGCCAGCGCGGACTGCTGCTCTTCGGGGCGTCCGAGGTTCCGACCCTGTCCGCCGCGGTAGGGCGACTCCGCCTTCCGGAACATCGCCTGCGCGAACTGGTCGGCCATCCGCGAGAGGTCGCGGGCCTCCTCCAGTTCGCGCTCCAAGTCGCGTATCCGCGCCTCCTTGCGTTCTAACTGCTGGCGCAGGTCGGCTATCTCCGACTCGCGGCGCGCCTTCTCGTCGGAGATTCCCTGTAACTCCGAGACCAAGTCGCCGTCGACGGACTTCAGGTCGGGGCGCTCGAAGTCGTCGAGGCCGGGCGTCGCGCCCGCGTCGAACGTGTTCTTCTTTCTGAACTGCACCCGTCGGATGGATTCGGACCAGTCGGTGACGAGGAACGCCTCGCCGTTGGCCATGTCCTCGATGGCGTCGGCGTACTCGCTCCCCAGAATGCGGCCGACGACCTTCGTGTCGTTGTTCCACGTCAGGCGGTGCCAGCAGAGCCAATCGCACTGGGTGATGAAGTCCTTCTTCACGTCGGCGGGTCGCTGGGAGATGCCTACGATGCCGAGGCCGTGTTTCCGACCCCGCTTGCCGATTTTGATGAGCATCTTGCCCGCCTCGTCCATCCCGCCACCCTCGGGGATGTACTCGTGGCACTCCTCGACCAGCATGAGAAACGGCTTCTTCAGTTTCTTCTCCTTGGCGAAGAGGTTCTTGGCCACCTCGGTGAGCAGTTTCTGCGCGTCGCTCTCGTCGAGGTAGCCCGACACGTCGAGGATGATGGGGATGTTCTGCTCTAAGGCGAGGTGTGCGAGTTTCTCCGCGTGTTCGGGGCTGACTTGGATGTCGCACTCGTCGTCAGCGCCCGCGTGCAGGAGTTCGAACTGCTCTTTCAACCCGTAGTACTCGCCGTCGGTGTCGACGATGAGGACCGGAAAGTTGTTCGACAGCAGTTTCTCGATGACCACCGACGCGGTGTTGGATTTGCCGGACCCCGACTTGCCGGTGATGAACCCCCGGCCGGTCAGGATGTCGACCACCGGCAGTTCCACCGGCGACCCCGGGTCCGCGTCCGCGTCTCCCCCCGCGCCGTCGCGCACGTCCGCGACGGTAATCGTCTCGGTTTCCTCGCTCATCTACCGATTCGTCCGCGCGCGTCCTCATAGTTCCTCCCCTCGCGTCCGTCGCGCGTCGGACGCGGGACGTCGTGCGGTACGGCGGAGTCCGGTGAAGAGCGGACGCTCAATCGAAGTCGCCGAGGGAGACCTGTCCGTCCGTCGCGTCTCCTCGCTCGCCGTCGCTCTCGGCGCTCTCCGCGCCCGCCGGTGCCTCGTCGGCTTCGTCCGTCGATACCGTCGCGTCCGACCCCTCCCAGCCGTCCAGTCGGGACTGGTCGGCGTCGGCAAAGGAGAGGTTCGAGACGCGGACGCCCACCTTCCGGGCCGCGTCGCCGTCGAACTCTGCGAGGAGGTCCAGCGCCACCTCGCGCACGAGGTCGGGGTCGTCGACCGGACCTGACAGCGACCGCGCCCGCGTGTTCACGTCGTAGGGCGGGACGACGACCTTGATGCCGATGGTTCGGTACATCGCACCGCGGCGCCGCGCGCGGTCGGCCACGTCCGCGGCGAGGCCGGTGACGACGTCCGCCTTCTCGTCGGCGTCGTCGGTCGCCTCGGCGAACGCCGACTCCCGCGAGAGGCTCTTCGGCCGCCCTGTGGGCGTCACCTCCCGGTCGTCGACGCCGCGCGCCCGGTCGTGGAGTTCGCGGCCGCGCGACCCGAACCGCGCTTCCAATCGGTCGGGGTCCGCGGCCGCGAGGTCGCCCGCCGTTTCGATTCCCATCTCGCCCATCTCCCGCGCCGTCACGGGGCCGACGCCGTGCACCTCGGTGACGGAGAGGGGGGCGAGAAAGTCGCGGACCGACCCCGGCGGGACGACGACCAGTCCGTCCGGCTTGTCGTGGTCGGAGGCCACCTTCGCGGCCGACATGTTGGGGGCGACGCCGACGCTGGCCGGGACGCCCACCTCGCGGGCGATGCGCTGTTTGAGGTGGCGGCCGACGCCCTCCGCGAGCGTTCGCTCTCTGTCGCTTCCGTCGTCGACGGTCCGCCACGCCGTGCTGTCGGTCACGTCGAGGTACGCCTCGTCGATGCTCACCTCGCGCACCACGTCGGCGCAGTCGTGCAGAATCTCGCGCACCTCCTCGGCGACGGACTGGTAGTACTCGATGTCGACGGGACGGTAGCGGCCGCCGGGTTCGTCGCCCGACGCTTCGATGGGCGGGAGGCGTTCGAGGGCTTGCGAGATGGGTTGGGCGCTCTCGACGCCGAACTCGCGCGCCTCGTAACTCGCGGTGGCGACGGCGCCGAACGACTCGCCGTCCTCGTAGCCCATGCCGACGACGAGGGGTTCCCCGCGGAGGGAGGGTTCGCGCAGGCGCTCGCAGGAGGCGTAAAAGCAGTCCATGTCGACGTGGAGGACGACGCGCGCGTCGGTGCGGTCCTCGCGCGCCACGCCGGGGAGCGTCTCGCCCGCCATGAGAGACAGTGCGCTCTCCGGACTCGTTAGTGTTCGCAAAGCGGGGCGAAACTGAACGTGGCCGCTCGTCTCGACGGGGAGGCGAGCGACGCCGACGCCGGCGCTGACGCTTGTGGGTACGACGGAGACGGGAGCGGAAACGGAAGGACGCGGTCGGCCCCGGAGAACGCGGCCGCCCTCACTTCAGCCGTTCTTGGAGGAACGACGGATGCGCGGCGGTGACGCCGTCGATGGAGAGTATCTGTTCGGCGATGACGTCGCCGAGGGCGTCGCCGTCGGCGGCGCGCACCTCGGCCATCAGCATGTGGTCGCCCGACGAGGAGTACAGCGACTCCACGTCCTCTAGCGCTTTCAGCGCGCGCGTCGCTTCGACGTAGCGCTCGGAGGCGATGTCGATGCCGACGAACGCGATGGACTGCCCGGAGAGTTTCTTCGGGTCCACGTCGGCCGAGTAGCCGACGATGACGCCGTCGGACTCCAGTTTCTGGATATACTTGCGGACCGTCGGCTTCGAGACGTCCGCCCGTTCCGCGATTTCCGCGTAGGACGCCTGCGCGTCCTGTTCGAGGACGGCGAGGATGCGTCCCTCCGTAGAGGTTGCTTCCATAGCTAACTGTTTTGCTTCACTGAAAAAATATCTTCCGAATCGGAAAACGAAGTCGGCGGCCGGTTCGGACCCCGAGAACGGCGTCGTCGGGGCCGTTACTTGTGCTTGTCGAGGAACATGTCGTACGAGCGCTCCCACTCGTAGTCCTCGTCGAAGTAGCGCTCCGCGAGGGGTTCCTCGGGCATCTCGCCGATGTTCTGCTTCTCCTGCTGGTAGGACGGACGGTCCTCGTCGTGGTAGTACCGGCCGGTGAGGACGGTACCCTCGTTGAGGGCGTTCTCCGTCTCGTACATCAGGTCGGAGGCGGACTTACGGTCGGAGACGTCGATCTCGTAGTCCTCCGAGTCGTTGACGTCGATGTAGGGGACGTACTGCTTGGCGTCCTTGTTCCACGTCGGACACTGCGTCAGGAAGTCGACGTGGCTGAACCCGTCGTGCTCGATGGCCTCGACGATGATGTCCTTCGCCTGGTTGGGGTTGACGGCGGCGGTGCGGGCGACGTACGACGCGCCCGCGTTGAGGGACATCGACAGCGGCCGAAGCGGCTGCTTGGCCGAGCCGTGAGGCTGGGTCTTCGATTTGTGACCCATCGGCGACGTCGGGGACGTCTGCCCCTTCGTCAGGCCGAAAATCTCGTTGTTGAACACGATGTAGGTCATGTCGTGGTTCTCGCGGGCGGAGTGCATGAAGTGGTTTCCGCCGATACCGTAGCCGTCGCCGTCGCCGCCGGCGGCGACGACCGTCAGGCCGGGGTTCGCGAGTTTCGCGGCGCGCGCGATGGGGAGCGAGCGCCCGTGGATGGTGTGGAAGCCGTAGGAGTCGAAGTAGCTGTTCAGCTTACCCGAGCAGCCGATGCCCGTGACGAGGAGCATCTCCTCGGGGGACAGGCCGAGTTCCGCCGCGGCGCCTTTCAGGGCCTTAAGGACCCCGAAGTCGCCACAGCCGGGACACCAGGTGGGCTGGGGTTCGAGTCCGGGTGTGTACTCGTTTCGGTCTCGTTCGACGTTCTCGCCGATTGCGTTGAATGCGCTCATTGGTTAGTCACTCGCTGCGGGGACGAATTTGGTCTCGTGGGTGGGAAGCTCCTCACCCTCGACGATGCTCGTGACGAAGCCTTCGGTTATCTCTTCGGGTTCGAACGGGTTGCCGTTGTACTTGAGCAGACTGGAGAGTTTCTCGCCGTACTTGCCGATCTCCTTCTGCGTGAGACCACGGAACTGCGCCGAGGCGTTCATCTCGACGACGAGACACTCGTCGACGCTCTCTAAGAACTCGGACACCTGTTCGACCGGGTACGGCGCCATCTCGGAGACGCCGAGCGCCTTCACGGAGTGGCCGTCGTCGTTGAGACGGTCGACGGCCTCCTCGACGGTCCCCTGCTGGGAACCGAACGTCATGATGCCGTACTCGGCCTCGTCGGGGCCGTAGTGCGTGTTGTTCGGCACGTCACCCTCGTCGAGTTCCGCACGGATGGCCTCGAGTTTCTCCATGCGACGGTTCACTTGGAAGACGCGGTTGTCCGGGTCCTCTGCGATGTGACCGGCGGGCATGTGCTCGTTACCGGTCGCGAGGTAGCGGCCGCCCTTCTGACCGGGGATGGACCGCTTGCTGACGCCCTTTTCGCCTTCGTGCTGGAAGCGGTTGTACTTCCCGGAGGGGTCGTGCGGCGCGTCCGCGAGTTCCTCCTCGGAGATGACCGAACCGATGTCGCCGTTCGGTTCCTCGTCGAAGACGCTGGCCGGGACGTTCCGCAGTTCCCCGCCGTTCTTCTGGTCGTAGAGGACGATGGACGGAATCTGGTACTCGTAGGCGATCTGGAACGCCTTTCGCGTCTGGTGGTACGCCTCGGCCGCGTCCGAGGGCGCGAAGACGACGCGGTGGGAGTCGCCCTGCGAGGTGTACAGGACGTGTTCGAGGTCGCCCTGTTCGGGCTTCGTCGGCATGCCCGTCGAGGGGCCGGCGCGCATGGCTTCGACGAGGACAACCGGCGTCTCGGTCATCTCGGCGAGGCCGAGCGGTTCGGACATCAGCGCGAACCCGCCGCCGGACGAACCGGACATCGCCTTCGTGCCGGCGTGGGAGGCGCCGATGGCCAGCGCCGCCGCCGCGATTTCGTCCTCGACCTGCTCGGAGATGCCGCCGACCTCGGGCAGGTTCTGGGACATGATGGTGAACACTTCGGTCCACGGGGTCATCGGGTAGCCCGCGATGAACCGACAGCCCTCGTCGAGTGCGCCGTAGGCGATGGCGTCGGAACCGGAGAGCAGCACCTGCTCCTCGTCGTGTTCGCCCTCGGGTACCGAGATGTCCGGAGCGTCGACGTCGTACTCCTCTTGGACCATCTCGTAGGCC
Protein-coding regions in this window:
- the tpiA gene encoding triose-phosphate isomerase, whose amino-acid sequence is MFILVNLKAYPCDPVEVATAARDVAEDSDVRIAVSPQAADLRRVADTGVETWAQHVDPNDYGSHTGSTLAEAVAEAGAEGTLVNHSEKRMKLADIDGSVRAAERAGLETCVCANNPAQIGAVAALGPDSVAVEPPELIGGDDSVASADPDIVRDAVEAAANVDEDVEVFCGAGISTGDDVEAAGDLGATGILLASGVAKADDPRAALENLVEPL
- a CDS encoding ATP-binding protein, encoding MSEETETITVADVRDGAGGDADADPGSPVELPVVDILTGRGFITGKSGSGKSNTASVVIEKLLSNNFPVLIVDTDGEYYGLKEQFELLHAGADDECDIQVSPEHAEKLAHLALEQNIPIILDVSGYLDESDAQKLLTEVAKNLFAKEKKLKKPFLMLVEECHEYIPEGGGMDEAGKMLIKIGKRGRKHGLGIVGISQRPADVKKDFITQCDWLCWHRLTWNNDTKVVGRILGSEYADAIEDMANGEAFLVTDWSESIRRVQFRKKNTFDAGATPGLDDFERPDLKSVDGDLVSELQGISDEKARRESEIADLRQQLERKEARIRDLERELEEARDLSRMADQFAQAMFRKAESPYRGGQGRNLGRPEEQQSALAEYEASRDETVENGAAVDGATTADESATGAVENGSEAEAGAEANPENSETTAADDDAEEEAVTSAAAGAYPGLDADAFVGADAGVDGHTAADESSVAPERAHSGVEGLTGREDVVERLTGVLAGLPEASRRMLAVYRESDARDPVDAHVAAGEVGDKQLAYSRNGPLRRAGFVEHVGRGRYAYAVPELVRETFADRLDEAELSAVVSAVESAFVPDTERIEDGETAEADD
- the dinB gene encoding DNA polymerase IV; protein product: MAGETLPGVAREDRTDARVVLHVDMDCFYASCERLREPSLRGEPLVVGMGYEDGESFGAVATASYEAREFGVESAQPISQALERLPPIEASGDEPGGRYRPVDIEYYQSVAEEVREILHDCADVVREVSIDEAYLDVTDSTAWRTVDDGSDRERTLAEGVGRHLKQRIAREVGVPASVGVAPNMSAAKVASDHDKPDGLVVVPPGSVRDFLAPLSVTEVHGVGPVTAREMGEMGIETAGDLAAADPDRLEARFGSRGRELHDRARGVDDREVTPTGRPKSLSRESAFAEATDDADEKADVVTGLAADVADRARRRGAMYRTIGIKVVVPPYDVNTRARSLSGPVDDPDLVREVALDLLAEFDGDAARKVGVRVSNLSFADADQSRLDGWEGSDATVSTDEADEAPAGAESAESDGERGDATDGQVSLGDFD
- the lrpA1 gene encoding HTH-type transcriptional regulator LrpA1 codes for the protein MEATSTEGRILAVLEQDAQASYAEIAERADVSKPTVRKYIQKLESDGVIVGYSADVDPKKLSGQSIAFVGIDIASERYVEATRALKALEDVESLYSSSGDHMLMAEVRAADGDALGDVIAEQILSIDGVTAAHPSFLQERLK
- a CDS encoding thiamine pyrophosphate-dependent enzyme — translated: MSAFNAIGENVERDRNEYTPGLEPQPTWCPGCGDFGVLKALKGAAAELGLSPEEMLLVTGIGCSGKLNSYFDSYGFHTIHGRSLPIARAAKLANPGLTVVAAGGDGDGYGIGGNHFMHSARENHDMTYIVFNNEIFGLTKGQTSPTSPMGHKSKTQPHGSAKQPLRPLSMSLNAGASYVARTAAVNPNQAKDIIVEAIEHDGFSHVDFLTQCPTWNKDAKQYVPYIDVNDSEDYEIDVSDRKSASDLMYETENALNEGTVLTGRYYHDEDRPSYQQEKQNIGEMPEEPLAERYFDEDYEWERSYDMFLDKHK
- a CDS encoding 2-oxoacid:acceptor oxidoreductase subunit alpha produces the protein MTDDELIWRIAGGSGDGIASTSQNFAKALMRSGLHVFTHRHYPSRIRGGHTYTEIRASADPVKSRGDGYNFLLALGDSFARNPQENAYYGNEEVKPLSENLDELREGGVIVYDSGLLDTSEIEDFDERVEENGWHVYDIDLRTMAREHGREVMRNTAGVGVTCAIAGIDTEWIENLMRDAMPEKILDPNLEILEAAYEMVQEEYDVDAPDISVPEGEHDEEQVLLSGSDAIAYGALDEGCRFIAGYPMTPWTEVFTIMSQNLPEVGGISEQVEDEIAAAALAIGASHAGTKAMSGSSGGGFALMSEPLGLAEMTETPVVLVEAMRAGPSTGMPTKPEQGDLEHVLYTSQGDSHRVVFAPSDAAEAYHQTRKAFQIAYEYQIPSIVLYDQKNGGELRNVPASVFDEEPNGDIGSVISEEELADAPHDPSGKYNRFQHEGEKGVSKRSIPGQKGGRYLATGNEHMPAGHIAEDPDNRVFQVNRRMEKLEAIRAELDEGDVPNNTHYGPDEAEYGIMTFGSQQGTVEEAVDRLNDDGHSVKALGVSEMAPYPVEQVSEFLESVDECLVVEMNASAQFRGLTQKEIGKYGEKLSSLLKYNGNPFEPEEITEGFVTSIVEGEELPTHETKFVPAASD